Within the Gorilla gorilla gorilla isolate KB3781 chromosome 15, NHGRI_mGorGor1-v2.1_pri, whole genome shotgun sequence genome, the region agaaatacaaactaaaagtATTCCAGACTGATGACACATCAAGTCAGTGGTTAccctcaggaaaagaaaaagaaaaattctgtagTTGGAAGTTTTCTATTAGTTTGTGAttgttttcaaaaacaattttcttaaaatgtacttacattcccagcacctagaacagatCTGGCATtccaagtgctcaataaatatttgttgaattaataactGAAAGATATAAACAGTTACAACAAACACATGCTTAGAAAAAACACATCCAAATATTAACAGTGGTTTTTTTGGAGGGATAGATTTATCACAGGTAATTTGGGTATTTTTTCACTTTGTGCTTTTCTGCTTCTCGAGTTTTCTTAGATTATTATGCATTATTAACTgttatattggtcaggctgctaACCAGCTAAGACTAGTATTTTAGAGGCAAAATCTTGTCCCCAGATTTATGGGTTTCAACATTTTGTGTATTAAGTTATTGGGACCAGATCCTTGGAAACTGCTTGTCTACCCAAGTACACAGAATACAAATATGATCAGTTAATTATTGAGACATGTAACTTCCTGATGTCTAGAATATTCTTGCCCATTACCCACGGCTCCCTCTTTTCCAAAATCATGATAATGGAGTCAGTCATCAGCAGTTTGGTGAATATGTAATCATACAAAGAGGTGTAGAGAATTTTGTTGGGTATTTCATTAGGTTAGCAAAGGAACtagaggctgggcgcgatggttcacgcctgtaattccagcactttgggagaccaaggcgggtggatcacctgaggtcaggagttcaagaccagcctgactaacatggtgaaactctggctgtactaaaaatacaaaaattagctgggcatggtggcgggagcctgtaatcccagctattcgggaggctgaggcaggagaattacttgaacccggcaggcagaggttgcagtgagccgagacggcgccattgcactccagcctgggcaacagagcaagactccatctcaaaaaaaaaaaaaaaggaaatgaactaGGGAATTGTTCTAGATCAAGATTTTCAGTGaccagccagatgcagtggctcacgcttgtaatcccagcactttgggaggctgaggcgggcggaccacctgaggttgggagttcgagaccagcctgaccaacatggagaaaccccatctctactaaaaacacaaaattagccgggcgtggtggcacatgcctgtagtcccagctactcgggagtctgaggcaggagaatcacttgaactcaggaggcgaaggttgcagtgagccaagatcatgccattgcactccagcttgggcaacaagagcaaaactccatctcaaaaaaaaaaaaagattaagatttTCAGTGACCAAGACACTCACCTGGATACTACTGAAAAAACACTGAGAAATTCTGATGAAAATGATCCTTTTTCTAGGCCCTGGATGGACTGTTACCCCACAATGGGCATgttaatttaattacatttctCTTGCATTGATTTTATTTTGGATTAGTCTCCATGATGGGATTTGACAGGCATCCTAGTTCCTGTGGCAACTTACGTACAAGTCACCTCTTAAAATGGCCAAttcctgctgggtgcagtggttcacgcctgtaattccaatacttcaggaggctgaggcaggaggatcacttgagcccaggagtttgagaccagcctgggcaatatagtaagaccctatctctataagaaaaaaaagtgtttttttatttttatttttttatttttttattttttatttttgagatggagtcttgctctgttgcccaggctgaagtgcagtggcacgatctctgctcactgaaagctccgcctcctgggttcacgccattctcctgcctcagcctcccaagtagctgggactacaggcgcccgccaccacgcctggctaattttttgtatttttagtagagatggggtttcaccaggttagccaggatggtctcgatttcctgacctcatgatccacccacctctccctcccaaagtgctgggattacaggcatgacccaccgcgcccagcctgttttttctttttttaaaaggacaactTCTGCAGTTGATTTAAACAaatgttgatttgtttaaattaacatttaaattttatattttgggggATGGGAGGATGTggggatggctaatgggtacaaaaacatagtttgaaagaatgaataagatctagtatttgaaggccgggtgcagtggttcacgcctgtaatcccagcactttgggaggccaaggcgggcagatcacctgaggtcaggatttcaagaccagcctggccaacatggcaaaagcccatctctactaaaaatacaaaaaattagccaggcatggtggagggcacctgtaatctcagctacttgggaggctgaggcaggagaatagcttgaacctgggaggcagaggttgcagtgagccgagatcacaccactgtactccagcctggcaacagagtgagactccatctcaaaacagacaaaaatatatatatatattgttttagtCTTTGCCATGTGCCAGATATTTTCCAACCTGTTTCTATagattcattccttttcattacaACATTTGCCTTGGCTTCAAATTCTggagatgaaatgaaaaaataatttttacttttgaagGTAATATACACCATCTAGATACCAAGCTACCTTCATAATCGAGGGTGCTTAACCAATGGGCGCTGTGCACCAAGTCCTGGGTGAGGTACTCCATCATCAGAGCTTACTCCTTACAACCTTTCTCAGTAGATGTCTTATCCTCATTCTAAcctgtgaagaaactgaggttggaATGCCtcatgacttgcccaaggcccagCAAGCTTCATTTGTTCACCGATTTGCAAACATTCTTTAATCTTTCATCTGTGTGTGTTGCAGGTCCCCAAGGTATATCTCATGCCCACGTCACTGTCCCCTCCGTGGACATTCAACAGAGCCTGCTGGCCGGCTGCCAGCTACTCATTCACTCAGCAAGCCCAAGCCAACTCCTCCTGCCACCTTCCTCAAGTGTCCCCTGGCTCTTCAGTGGAAAATCCAGCTTGACTCCTCCCCGAGAGTTAAGTCTGGCCGATTCTCCCTCTGAATTCTGCCTCCCATCTGTACCCCCCTTCCATCCTGGCTACCCCCACCCTGGTTTGGCCCTCACTACCTTTCACAAGGACTGTTGCTGCAATAAGTTCCTTAGGGGTCTCCCAGCTGACTTCCACAATCTTTTCTCCCGAATCCCCTACACGGTGATTTCCCAGAAGCACAGCTCTAGTCCTGTCACTTCCCAACTCTAGAACCCTCAGAGCCTGCCcattgtctactttttttttttttttttgagacagggtctcactctgtcgcccaggctggagtgcaatggcgctatctcggctcactgcaacccccgcctcccgggttcaagcaattctcctgcctcagcctcctgagtagctgggattacaggcgcccgccaccacgcccggctaattttttgtatttttagtagagttgggggtttcgccatgttggccaggctggtctggaactcctggcctcaagtgatccacccgcctcaacctcccaatgtgctgggatttcaggcgtgagccactgcacccggcctgactaCTCTTTCCCTGGCAATTGCTGCGTCACCAAGCCCCAACCCACCCTGCTGAGTTTTCCTTCCAAGACTCCCCTCCCATCCAGCCGGCTTGAACCGGCCTCCAGTCACGTTGTTTGTTCAGCTAGaatttttctctgccttctcttcaAGGCCGCTCAAGCTTCATGAAGCCGTTCTTTATTCTGCCTATGCCCACTTCTCTCATTTCCCTCATCACCCGGCCCCGCTCCACATACTGCATTTATCTATAAACTCCTGAGAGCCGGGAGTTTAGCCTGAAATCCTAGCTTCCTGGTTAAGAGCTGAAATGCCTTCGCACGGCGTGCAATGGGTGAACCCCACCGCCTGCTTTCTAACGCGTCCAAGCCGCGGGCAGGGGCCTGTGTTACGGAGCCGCATGACACACCAGGCCTACTGCTGGACCCCAACAAGCCTAGCCTCTGTGAATCCAGCTGTCCTCACAAACTGTCTCTTCGAGACACAAGCCCATCAGAGGCTTCCGTTTTCCTTTCATAAGATCTCATAACCGTCAGCTGATACCTGGAACAGGCATAGCACACACAGGTCATTCTAGAAATATTGGTGGTCTGAACAAACTCTGAGCTGGAGAGGACATGAGAATGATAGATCCGACTCCTTCTCTCAACAGAAGAAATCAAGgcacagagaagggaagagacTCGCCCTAGGTCCCACAGCAAGCAGCAGTACTGGAGCCAACACGGGGGCCCCCCGGTTTCACGGTCAGGGCTCGCTACGCTACACCCTGAACGCAGACCCAGGGCAGCGGCCTCGGCCGCCTGAGGCCACTGCCGAAGACTTCGTCGCCAGTCGTAACATCACGTTACTTCTGTCCCTCGCCTCACAGACTCCTTCGCTCTTTCCACTACAGCGAGAGGACTTCTCCAGGGCCACATCACCCTGCGGAGGGAAGAAGACACGGTCTCTCACGAAAGGGTTTCCAGACAGTTCAGCTGCTCCGGGAGCagcccccggccccgcccccgcgtGCGCCTGGCCCCACCCCCAAGCGCTCCATGACCAGCCTCCACGTGCATCCGCCCCAGACAGGCCAGGCCTGGGAGGAGCCGAAGCCCCACTCCCCGCCTTCTTCATGAGATCGTCCCTATTGACGTCGACAGACAGAAGCCGCGTCCAGTGAGAAGGAAAGAACGGCCGCTATAGCCCTATCGGCTGCTACAACACCAAAACGCATCCACCTAACTGGCTGACGCTACACCTTGGTCTTTCCGGGTCCTTGCACGCTTCGCTCCAACTCCTGCAGAGCTTAGTCCGAGGGGAATCCGGAAGGGACACGCTGAACAGGTAAGACTGTGCTGCCTGGGGTGCCTACTGGCGTCGATTCGAGGGCTGCCGCGCTCCCGCTGCAGAGCTCGGGGTGGGAGACAGGCGCGGCGAGGAAGGCCAGGGAaaggggcggggaggggcggggaggagTGAGCACGTGGAACGCCGGCGCCACCGGGCCTAGGTGGCAGCTGGGCCGGCGCGCTCCGCCCGTTCTGGGGCGCGTGGGGCCCTCCGGCCGGATCAGTGCTGCAACCGTAAACACGCAGGGAGGGCACCCCGAGTGTCGCCGCTGAGGGCGTTTCTCTAAGCGCTTCTCTGAGCCCTGCTGCTGAAGGCCCCACCCGACACCTGGCGGGGGCTGGGCTGCGGGCCTTGGGGCGGTGTCCCCCGTGAATGTTCAGGTCAGCATAACAGGTAAGGCGTGGTTGAAGCTTACGAAGTGGCCGGCTCTGTGCTGCCGGCTTCACAGGCGCTAACTTTTGCAGCGCTATGATGTGCTTGTCAGACGCAGAAAGGGGTGCAGTTTGGTTGTCCGTGGGGGTAGCGCACAATTAGCAAGTGATGGGGCCTGGGTTTGGCCCTCGCCTCCACTCTGAGTTGTGTGTTAGCGAGAAAGCCAGTTCTTCCACGCCTCATGGGCTCCCCGGGCGCTTCAGAAACCATGACGCCTTTCACCATGGTGTTCTACAGGCATTGTCTTGTGACTCCAGCAGCGCAGCCAGAAGCAAAGAAAATTGAGGGGACAGCTTCCTAGAGGAAACAATTCCAAAATCCCAAACTCTGATTTTAAATAACGATGGAAATTAGAGTCGAggtggtgttctttttttttttttttttttttttttgaggcggagtctcgctgtcgcccaggctggagtgcagtggcgcgatctcggctcactgcagcctccgcccccggggttcacgccattctcctgcctcagcctcccgcgtagctggggctacaggcgaccaccacctcgcccagctaattttttgtatttttagtagagacggggtttcaccgtgttagccaggatggtctcgatctcctgacctcgtgatccgccggcctcggcctcccaaagtgctgggattacaggcgtgagccaccgcgcccggcctgaggtAGTGTTCTGTGGGTAACCAGGCCTGGGGGTCCTACCAACAGAGGTGGAATCCCTGTTCCACCATTTAACTTACGCTGGGTATGGTACCTAGTCCTgtaagcctgtttcctcatttgtaaaataggattGAAAATACCAACTCAGGGTGGGCGTTAGTACAAAGCTTGCGCCtgaagtatttcttaaataagtgTTAAGagaaaattttgttgttgttttttaagtcaGCTGTCTAAAATGTTGTTTTACAGTGAACAACTCCTaactgctgggactataggcatgcactaccacacccggctaatttttaaattatttgtgaaGATGGGGCGGaggggtgtctcactatgttgcccaggctggtcttgaactcctgggctcaagctatcctcccacctcagcctcccaaagtgctgggattagaggcgtcaGCCACCGCCCTGGCCTGTAGAAGCTACTTTGTATTCAGCTTTACAGACCAGTGGCGTTAGCGTTTTGCACATTACAGCCCTCTAGTCTACAGAATcgccccacttttttttttttttttttttttttggatacggaatttcactcttgttgcccaggctggagcacagtggcgcgatctcggctcaccgcaacctccgcctcccaggtttaagggattctcctgcttcagcctcccgagtagctgagactacaggcacacgccaccgcgcccggctaattttttgtattttggtagagacaggttttcaccatgttggccaggatggtctcatatatctcccgacctcgtgatccgcccgccttggcctcgcaaagtgctgggattacaggcatgagccaccgagcccggccagtCTACAGACTCTTACAAAATTCCCCTGTTGTTGGATATCTAGGATGTTTCTCACTTTAACTATTACAGCATGGTGTAGTaaacatctttatatatatatatatatatatatatatatatatagttcacaTACcctaaaaattaacttttttaaaagggTTCAATCCAgtgggtttttttattattatattgtcaagattgtgcaaccatcaccactgtctaattcTGGAACATTCTCATCCGCCCAAGAAGCAACCCCGCGGCCCCAGGGTGCCCCAGTCTCTGAGCCCCGGTTGTTGGGCTCCAGTCCGGGGCCCCTAACCATGTGCTAAACAAGATGGTGAGGCTCAGCCTGGAAACCAGAACAGCCCCGAGGCCCCCAAACTGGAGAGCCCCAAAGGGAGATGGAGCCCCTCCCCCATTCTGAGTTTTGGCCCCGTGCTAAGGCTGGACCGACCCCCTGTGCTGTCAAGCCTACCTCCCAGGGGGAGGCGAGGCCAGCCCCGATGTGTGCGGGCTGCCATCCCCCACACTTGGCTCCGGGGCTGGCCGGTGTTGGGCGTCCCAGCACTGCGGGCGGCACGGAAGCCCGGGGCTGCTCCCTACTGGGTGTAGCgcaccccgcccccaccccgcccagcctCCTCTGGGCCTGCGCCTTGGGCCTATTGAGGCCAGGCCTGGAATGGTGCCCTGGAAGCAGGGAAGAGCCTGTAATTCCGGAAGCTGCGGGCTCCCAAACCAGACACCATTTTGGAGACCGGTGCAAAAATGTGTGCCGCTTTTGTGTGGAAAACTGCTAGACTGTGAGAGAGAGCCGACCTCCTCATGCATGAACCTTTACAGAGGGTGGTCCACATATTCTGTGCACTACATACACATACGCTGGGCACATACTGGCTCTCTGTGTTAAATCTCAGAATTGCTGccgcgcgtggtggctcacgcctgtcatcccaacactgcgccaaggcaggaggatggctggaggccagaaattcgagaccagcctgggcggcaacaaagcgagaccccgtctctacaaaaatattttttatttttattttatttttctgtcaagCTGTTCTTTATTTCAGgaagagggcaggggagggggctcAGTCTTTCTTGCCAGCGGCTTTCCTCATGGCAGCCAGTACCTTGCTCAGCTCCTCCCGCTTCCTCTTGGCACGGATGTGCGTCCCCACCCTTTTCTTGATGAACTTGAGGGCCCGTTTCTCCTTGGAGACCTTCAGTGACTCCATGGCGCGCAGCTCGTACGAAGCGAAGCCACACACCTCCCGGATCATGTCCCGCACAAACTTGGTGCGTTTGCTCAGACGCCCGCGGCGGCGGCCGTGCCTGGGCTTGCTCACGTTCTTGGTCACCTTGTGGCCCTTGTTGAGGCCCACGGCCATAAGGTAGCGCAGAGCCATGGCTGCTGCTCTCCAATGGCGGCCGTGGCGGaaggccaaaaatattttttaaattagcctggtgtggtggctcgtgcctgtaattccggctactccgaggttgaggcaggaggacggcttgagccggggagatggaggttgcccggagcggagatcgcgccactgcacttcagccaaaAGGGGGGTAGGAgggaataagtaaataaaattaaataaataaagtggtatctcactgtggttttgatttgcatctccctaaGGACTAATGATGttgggtatcttttcatgtgccagTTGGCTATttgtgtagctttttttttttttttttgagacggagttttttttgtttttgttttgtttgtttttgagacggagtttcgctcttgtcgcccaggctgcaatgcagtggcaccatctcggcttactgcagcctccacctcccgggttcaagcgattgttctggctcagcctcccaaatagctgggaccacaggcgcccgccaccataccgagctgatttttgtatttttagtacagacggggcttcgccatgtttatcaggctggtctcgaactgctgtcctcaagtgatccgccagtcccagcctcccaaagtgctgggattacaggcgtgagccactgtgtccggccctaAATAATGTCTTTCGATGCACGgaagttttcaattttgatgaagcccaatttatgtgtgtatgtgtgtgtatatatatatatgtagtgtgtgtgAGTTTTGGGTGTCATATTTGAGAAATCATTGCCTAATCAAGATCATGATGATTTATACCTTTGTTTCCTtcaaagagttttatagttttagatcgaGATCTATTTTGGTTCATTTTTGTCCCATATGGTATGAAGTAAGgatccaaattcattcttttgcagtTTGATATTCAAATGTCCCGGCAGTTAAAAAGACACTTCTTTCTTTcgttgaatggtcttggcacctagatgaaaatcagttgaccatagataggcatatgggtttatttctggtctCAATGCTACTCCATTGATCGATATTTCTATCCATATGCCAGTAACAcagtgtcttgattactgtagctttgtaatgaATTTTGAAATTGGGAGGTGCGAGTCatcccaactttgttctttttcaagatgattttgggtattctgggtcccttgcatAATATGAATTTAGGATCTGCTTTTCCATTGCTAAAAAAATGGCATTTGGAATTTTCATAGggattgcattcaatctgtaatttctttcaacagtgttttatagttttctgtgtaCACGCCatatattaattttgttaaatatattcctaagtactttttctcttttttttttttttttttgtaactgagCCCGAGCAGGACCAGAGGAgcgctttattctttttgatgccatTGTAAATGTAACTTTTCTTTCATATTCAGGCTGTTCATTGCCTGAAccagtgtatagaaatacaactggtTTTTCTATATTGATCTTGTATGctgcaaccttgctgaattcatttatgagGTCCAGTAGATTTTTGGtggattctttaggattttctgtatataagatcatgtttggttgccttttctttgtcttgcctaatTGCCTGTCTAAAACTTCCACTACAATGTTGAACAGATGTATTGAGAACcaacatctttgtcttgttcctgaccATAGAGGGAAAACTTTGTCTTTGGCCACTAAGTATGATGTTAGGTGTGGGTATTTTGTAGATGCTccttatcaggttgaggaaaCTACCTTCTGTTTCTAGTatgttgagtgtttttttaatCATGAGAGGATGTTGCATTTTGTCCAGTGCTTTTTCTGTGTATCAATTGAGAAAATCATGTGAGGTTTTCCCCATATATTAGTATggtatattgattgattttcataagTTGAACCAACCTTATATTTCTGAGATAAATCGCGCTTGGTCttggtatataattctttttatatgctcCTGGATTTTgcttgctagcattttgttaaggatttttgtgtctctgtatTCATAACCCATACTgacctatatttttctttcttttttttttttgagagatggagtcttgctctgttgcccaggctggagtgcagtggcatgatctcggctcactgcaacctctgcctcccaggttcaagcgattctcctgcctcagcttcccaagtagctgagactacaggtgtgcaccaccacacctaactaattttttgtattttggtagagatgaggtttcactctatgttggccaggctggtcttgaactcctgacctcaggcgatctacctgccttggcctcccaaagtgctgggcttacaggcgtgagccactgcacccggccttgacctatatttttcttcctatatctttgtctgattttggtaacagagtaatactggccttataaaatgattCGGAAAAATGTAGTAAATATCTTGGAATCATTTTTGTAGGAGCAGTTCCCAGAAGGCAGGCATGTACATTTGTAAGTTACTTGATAAATATTGTCCAGTCATTTTCCAAAAAAccaaattgtgtttatttgtgaTTAACATTGTCTTTGCAGAATAGTAGTCTCTTAGAAATTATAATTCTTTATGCCTTGAGGTACTTAAAAGTTTCTCTGAAAGACAAAGGCAAGCCCAACCTTCTGCAACACACCTGATTTTAACATCTAGAGCAGCTCCAAAGGTGCTAGATGCAGCATGTTACCAGCAAATTGTTTTCGAGTGCTTCCTACATAGAACAGGTTTTCTCAGCTTTAGCACTGTTTTGGGCCAGGtaactcttttgttgttgtttttgagatggagtcttgctatgttgcccacactggtctcaaactctggactcaagccatcctcccacctcagcctcccaagtagttggaactgcaagtgtgagccatcacacccagctgaataatttttttttctttctttctttctttttttttttttaatgttgtttgtttgagacgggatcttgctatgttgcgcaggctggtcttgaactcctaggctcaagcaatcctcctgcctcggcttcccgagcagctgggattataggcatcagccactgcacccagccctggatAATTCTTGCTGAAGAATGTGTGGAAGCTGCCCTGCGCATTGTAGGGtggttagcagcatccctggcttttACCCACTAGGCGCTAGTAGCAGCCTACCCCTCCTTCTCCCAAGttgtgacaaacaaaaatgtctccagacattgccaaatgtcccctggtggGCAAAATAATCCTTAAGAAGCACTGATCTACAAACGGTGATGCATACTGGGTTTTATATTATTACTAGATAAAATTGTCTCTAATGGCCAGgtgcggtaatcccagcactttgggaggccgaggtgggcagatcacaaggtcaggagttcgagaccagcctggccattatggtgaaaccacatctctactaaaaatacaaaaattagccaggcatggtggcacacgcctatagccccagctattcgggaggctgaggcagaagaatcgcttgaacccaggaggcagaggttgcagtgagccgagatcatgccattgcactccagcctgggtgacagagcaagactccatctcaaaaaaaaaaaaaaagtctctaattCTCACTGTATACCATTACCAGTTTGGTGCCATTTGTCCCAGTCCATGTCACCATATCCTGTTTACTTTCAAATCTGTCTCTTTAGGCTCAATTTCTCTCTGTATTCTCAGACCCGTATTTCCCATTGCCTGCATCTTGAGATTGATTTGTTCAAAATCAGACTTACTCTCCTCTCCCCAAAGTGTTCTTCCTTTATTCTTAGTCTCCCTGCTCATGACTCTACCAGTTATTCACTTAACCTTTCTCAACTCCTCTCTCCACCTCTCCCATGAAATTTGCTGCCTAAATCTAAATCCAGGCTCTGCTATCCCAAGTACCATGTCCATAATGTGTAAGCGAGTTCATCTCACCTGGCTTGCCACTGCAGTTCTTACTTGTCACCCCATGCCGCTGCCTTTCAGGTGCCCTTTCTTAGCAGCTCTAAGCATGTCACTCCTCGCACACCCAGAGTCCTCATGATCATGCCCTGTCTGCCTCTGCAGGCTCATCCCCTCCATTTCTTGAACTTCAGGCTCTGGCCATACCAAACGGCCTGCAGGCCCCCCGCCCCCACTGCCTTACgtggcattttcctttttttttttttttttgagacggagtctcgctctgttgctcaaggctggagtgcaatggcactatctcggctcacggcaacctccacctcccgggttcaggcgattctcctgcctgagcctcccaagtagtggggattgtgggtgcccaccaccatgcctggctaatttttgtatttttagtagagacggggtttcaccatgttggtcaggctagtctcaaactcccgatctcaggtgatccacccgtctcgtcctcccaaagtgctgggattacaggcgtgagccaccacacccagcctaatttttgtatttttagtagagttcggtttcaccatgttggtcaggctggtctcaaactcctgacctcaggtgatctgcccacctcggtctgccaaagtgctgggattacaggcgtgagccaccacgccgggcttgCCTGACATTTTCATTCTTCAGACTGCACTtatctccctcccccacctccagcccaggCATGTGGAGCAGTCACTCCCTTCTCTCCCACCACACCTGGAGAGACCTGGGTCTTCATCCTTATCCTGTGCTGCAGGGGTTGGTCTGTGCATCTGTCTCCCATATTAAACAATCGGTGCCTCCAAGCCAGGTAGCACAGCTTATTATCTCTGCCCACTCCCCAGTGCCTCACATGGAGTGGGCGCTTTGTAAATGTGTGTGGAGTAGTAAGTGGAAATAACCCAGAGCAGAAAGAAGCTACCTGGGACTTAAAGTAGCCacaggttttgttttgctttgcttcagTTCAGCAAAAATTTACTAAG harbors:
- the LOC101133011 gene encoding large ribosomal subunit protein eL36-like produces the protein MALRYLMAVGLNKGHKVTKNVSKPRHGRRRGRLSKRTKFVRDMIREVCGFASYELRAMESLKVSKEKRALKFIKKRVGTHIRAKRKREELSKVLAAMRKAAGKKD